The following proteins come from a genomic window of Yinghuangia sp. ASG 101:
- a CDS encoding 8-amino-7-oxononanoate synthase, translating to MSEKNSPVGSGGHPLDWLDLREKERIAAGLRRRVRPRPADEPDVLDLAGNDYLGLARHPRVLDAAADAVREWGAGSTGSRLVTGSTRLHADLEDLLAAHLECEAALVFSSGYLANIAAITSLVGRGDLVVSDAINHASIVDACRLSRARVTVTPHCDVAAVEAALANRSEERALVVVDAVFSVDGDLAPLAALSAVVRRHNAVLLVDEAHGLGVMGAGGRGAVHEAGLAGADHVVQTVTLSKAMGSQGGAVVGPARVRDHLIDTARPFIFDTGLAPVSVAAALESLRILREQPELAEAVRHKARRIAYGARDLGLDTTLPAGAVASVLIGAPEKAFEAARRSAEMGVRVGCFRPPSVPDGLSRLRIAARADLTDADITRALDTLGSATRGL from the coding sequence GTGTCCGAGAAGAACTCCCCCGTCGGGTCGGGCGGGCATCCGCTGGACTGGCTGGATCTGCGCGAGAAGGAGCGCATCGCGGCCGGGCTGCGCCGCCGGGTACGTCCGCGACCCGCCGACGAGCCGGACGTCCTCGATCTGGCCGGAAACGACTACCTGGGCCTGGCCCGTCACCCGCGCGTGCTCGACGCCGCCGCCGACGCCGTCCGGGAGTGGGGTGCGGGGTCGACCGGGTCGCGGCTGGTGACCGGCTCGACGCGGCTGCACGCCGATCTCGAGGACCTTCTCGCGGCACACCTGGAGTGCGAGGCCGCGCTCGTGTTCTCGTCCGGCTATCTCGCCAACATCGCCGCGATCACCTCACTGGTCGGACGCGGCGACCTCGTCGTATCGGACGCGATCAACCACGCGTCGATCGTCGACGCGTGCCGCCTGTCGCGGGCGCGCGTCACCGTCACGCCGCACTGCGACGTCGCGGCGGTCGAGGCGGCGCTCGCGAACCGGTCGGAGGAACGCGCGCTGGTCGTCGTCGACGCGGTGTTCTCGGTCGACGGCGACCTCGCCCCGCTCGCCGCCTTGTCGGCGGTCGTACGCCGGCACAACGCGGTTCTGCTGGTGGACGAGGCCCACGGGCTCGGGGTGATGGGCGCGGGCGGGCGCGGCGCCGTCCACGAAGCCGGGCTGGCCGGTGCGGACCACGTCGTCCAGACCGTGACGCTGTCCAAGGCGATGGGGTCGCAGGGTGGCGCGGTCGTCGGCCCCGCGCGGGTCCGCGACCACCTGATCGACACCGCGCGCCCGTTCATCTTCGACACCGGCCTCGCTCCGGTGAGCGTCGCGGCGGCGCTGGAGAGCCTGCGCATCCTGCGCGAACAGCCCGAACTCGCCGAGGCCGTGCGCCACAAGGCCCGGCGGATCGCGTACGGCGCCCGTGACCTGGGCCTCGACACGACGCTGCCGGCGGGTGCCGTGGCCTCGGTGCTGATCGGCGCTCCCGAGAAGGCGTTCGAGGCGGCCCGGCGCAGCGCGGAGATGGGCGTACGGGTGGGCTGCTTCCGTCCCCCGTCGGTTCCGGACGGCCTGTCGCGCCTGCGCATCGCCGCCCGCGCGGACCTGACCGACGCGGACATCACGCGCGCCCTGGACACCCTGGGGTCGGCGACCCGGGGGCTCTGA
- a CDS encoding GNAT family N-acyltransferase: MSAPAPELDLATIAPSASGTATNATPTVVPANAPGNVPADIPAPSSADTAAPPAVRYTVGLARDAAEIRAAQRLRHLVFADEMGANLRGSEPGVDSDGFDPFCDHLVVREEASGEVVGTYRLLPPERARAAGGLYAAGEFALHRHIPLHADLVEVGRSCVHPDHREGAVIGLMWAGIARYLAGSGHNWLAGCCSVPLADGGVTAADVRAAVRRKYLAPEEYRVTPYTPWVPDPALDAADRPRTPLPPLLRGYLRLGAWVCGEPAHDTDFDAADFYVLLALRRTDPRYLRRFLAMDSA, from the coding sequence ATGAGTGCGCCCGCCCCTGAACTGGACCTCGCGACCATCGCCCCCAGTGCCTCCGGCACGGCAACGAACGCCACCCCGACCGTGGTTCCCGCGAACGCTCCCGGGAATGTCCCCGCCGACATCCCCGCACCCTCCTCGGCCGACACCGCGGCCCCGCCCGCGGTCCGCTACACCGTGGGCCTGGCCCGCGACGCCGCCGAGATCCGTGCGGCCCAGCGGCTCCGCCACCTCGTGTTCGCCGACGAGATGGGCGCGAACCTGCGCGGCTCCGAACCCGGCGTGGACAGCGACGGGTTCGACCCCTTCTGCGACCACCTCGTCGTCCGTGAGGAAGCGTCCGGGGAGGTCGTCGGGACGTACCGGCTCCTGCCGCCGGAACGCGCCCGCGCCGCCGGAGGGCTCTACGCCGCCGGGGAGTTCGCGCTGCACCGGCACATCCCGCTGCACGCCGACCTGGTCGAGGTCGGCCGCTCGTGCGTGCACCCCGACCACCGCGAAGGCGCCGTCATCGGCCTCATGTGGGCCGGGATAGCCCGCTACCTCGCCGGCTCCGGGCACAACTGGCTCGCCGGATGCTGCTCGGTGCCGCTCGCGGACGGCGGTGTGACGGCGGCCGACGTCCGGGCGGCCGTCCGGCGCAAGTACCTCGCGCCCGAGGAATACCGCGTCACGCCCTACACCCCGTGGGTGCCGGACCCCGCCCTGGACGCCGCCGACCGCCCCCGCACGCCCCTGCCTCCGCTGCTGCGCGGGTACCTGCGCCTCGGCGCGTGGGTGTGCGGCGAACCCGCACACGACACGGACTTCGACGCCGCGGACTTCTACGTCCTGCTCGCGCTGCGCCGGACCGACCCCCGCTATCTGCGCAGGTTCCTGGCCATGGATTCCGCGTGA
- a CDS encoding lysophospholipid acyltransferase family protein: MRPASPSTGAARAAPDAPAAVPGGDVPPARRSGAAGVSATAAPGSAHPGPATGWVPNAPCTPGNCIPPVRRPVRAPRRIARCVACAAVLLVGAVSSPVVARMRPSARDRLIRAWVRAAARAIGVRVHVSGDVPGEPARKRATGDLFVANHVSWLDVAVLAAVRPARTVAKREVGAWPVLGRWVRRGGTLFVTRDRPRALPGDVAVIAAALRSGSAVAVFPEGSSWCGARHGPFRRAVFQAALDAGAVVRPVAISYHHTGGTPARTAAFVGDDTFGTSIWRVAGERGLVARARVLPAIAPGTHADRRTLAAAAEEAVTRARG; encoded by the coding sequence GTGAGACCCGCGAGCCCGTCCACCGGCGCGGCACGCGCCGCCCCCGACGCGCCGGCCGCGGTGCCCGGGGGCGACGTTCCGCCGGCCCGCCGGTCCGGCGCGGCCGGGGTGTCCGCGACCGCCGCTCCCGGCTCCGCGCACCCCGGCCCGGCCACCGGATGGGTGCCGAACGCGCCCTGTACGCCCGGGAACTGCATTCCCCCCGTGCGGCGGCCGGTGCGTGCGCCGCGGCGGATCGCCCGCTGTGTCGCGTGCGCCGCGGTGCTGCTCGTCGGGGCGGTGTCCTCGCCGGTGGTCGCCCGGATGCGTCCCTCCGCGCGCGACCGGCTCATCCGGGCGTGGGTGCGCGCGGCGGCCCGCGCCATCGGCGTCCGCGTGCACGTGTCCGGCGACGTCCCCGGGGAGCCCGCGCGGAAGCGGGCCACCGGCGACCTGTTCGTCGCGAACCACGTCTCGTGGCTCGACGTCGCCGTCCTCGCCGCGGTTCGGCCCGCCCGGACGGTCGCCAAGCGCGAGGTGGGTGCGTGGCCGGTGCTGGGGCGGTGGGTCCGGCGCGGCGGCACGTTGTTCGTGACCCGCGACCGGCCTCGCGCGCTGCCCGGCGACGTGGCGGTGATCGCGGCGGCGCTGCGGTCGGGCTCGGCGGTCGCGGTGTTCCCGGAGGGCAGCTCGTGGTGCGGCGCGCGGCACGGCCCGTTCCGCCGCGCGGTGTTTCAGGCCGCCCTCGACGCCGGGGCGGTGGTGCGCCCGGTCGCGATCTCGTACCACCACACCGGCGGCACCCCGGCCCGCACCGCGGCGTTCGTCGGCGACGACACCTTCGGTACGTCGATCTGGCGCGTGGCGGGCGAACGCGGCCTCGTCGCCCGGGCCCGCGTCCTCCCGGCGATCGCCCCGGGCACCCACGCCGACCGCCGGACGCTGGCCGCGGCGGCGGAGGAGGCGGTGACACGGGCGAGGGGGTGA